Within Candidatus Neomarinimicrobiota bacterium, the genomic segment ATAGGCCAGAAAGGAAAAGTATCCATTGTTTATCCCTGGTATTTATAAGTGGAGGTCACGGGGTGTTTTATCAAATTTGGCCCATTTCTTCACTCGCCTCCACATTCCGGTGCCAATCCATTTGTCCAAATCAGCAAGAATACCCTCAATCAATCCAAGAATATCTTTATCACTCACCTTCTGCCAGTGTTCGTCTACAATGGCGCCGTGCTGTTTCATTATCTTACTTAATAATGCTGCGGTCAATGCTAAATCATCAAGATATCCGAATGGTCCAAGAATA encodes:
- a CDS encoding DUF1232 domain-containing protein, which produces NNMSTQERDFYQHLRKRLQDWEKSDDGRSHKYVEYILAIPDFFYVIWQLVKDDRIPYDIKIKLGGLVAYWILPIDLIPDFILGPFGYLDDLALTAALLSKIMKQHGAIVDEHWQKVSDKDILGLIEGILADLDKWIGTGMWRRVKKWAKFDKTPRDLHL